The following proteins are encoded in a genomic region of Opitutales bacterium:
- the rlmN gene encoding 23S rRNA (adenine(2503)-C(2))-methyltransferase RlmN, producing the protein MSMSHSLPSIYGETLQSLTASLKEAGQPAFRAGQIMQWLYRKRVDSWEAMANIPKKLRLWLSEQYDLMPSNILLKKDASDVTNKLLIQYPDRSLVETVVIRAPMTGVGQENSRKTVCVSSQVGCAYGCRFCASGIAGFKRDLSTAEIVSQLIHATRSIESEDQDSDRGDQAAFDNIVMMGMGEPLSNYENVIPALKILNAEWGLNFGARRITLSTSGLVPEIRRLADEPISLRLAVSLHGATNDVRRQIMSINRKYPLEELLPAIDYFRSKNGRMVTLEYILIDEVNDSLEQAQALAKIAEDLHAHVNCIPYNNVDGLKWRRPSMNRQNTFVQILKKERVSVTIRREKGHDIDAACGQLRLKKEAEQGEYVHVR; encoded by the coding sequence ATTTCCATGTCACATTCATTGCCCAGTATTTATGGTGAAACGCTTCAGAGCCTCACTGCATCTCTGAAAGAAGCGGGGCAACCTGCCTTTCGCGCAGGCCAAATCATGCAATGGCTCTACCGAAAGCGCGTCGATTCATGGGAAGCGATGGCAAACATTCCTAAGAAGTTACGCCTTTGGCTTTCTGAGCAATATGACCTCATGCCGTCGAACATTCTGCTCAAAAAGGATGCATCAGATGTCACAAATAAGCTCCTTATCCAATACCCGGATCGCTCTCTGGTTGAAACCGTGGTCATCCGCGCACCCATGACTGGAGTTGGCCAAGAAAATTCCAGGAAAACGGTCTGTGTTTCCAGCCAGGTAGGATGTGCCTATGGCTGTAGGTTTTGTGCGAGTGGGATTGCTGGATTCAAACGCGACTTATCGACCGCAGAAATCGTTTCCCAGCTCATTCACGCGACGCGATCCATCGAGTCGGAAGATCAAGATTCTGATCGCGGAGATCAAGCTGCGTTCGACAACATAGTCATGATGGGGATGGGCGAACCTCTTTCGAACTATGAAAACGTGATACCCGCGCTCAAAATTCTCAATGCGGAGTGGGGACTCAATTTTGGTGCCCGCCGCATCACGCTGTCCACTTCCGGACTTGTCCCAGAGATTCGCCGCCTCGCAGATGAACCGATCAGCCTGCGCCTTGCGGTCTCTCTTCATGGTGCCACCAATGACGTGCGCCGACAAATCATGTCAATCAATCGAAAATACCCGCTCGAAGAACTATTGCCAGCAATCGACTATTTTCGCTCTAAGAATGGGCGGATGGTGACGCTCGAGTATATTTTGATCGACGAGGTAAACGATTCTCTCGAACAAGCTCAGGCTCTGGCAAAAATAGCCGAAGACCTCCATGCTCATGTGAACTGTATCCCATACAATAACGTCGATGGACTCAAATGGCGACGCCCGTCAATGAATCGGCAAAACACGTTTGTCCAAATACTCAAAAAGGAACGCGTCAGCGTCACCATACGGAGGGAAAAAGGACATGACATCGATGCAGCCTGCGGGCAACTTCGCCTGAAGAAAGAAGCTGAACAGGGCGAATATGTCCATGTGAGGTAG
- a CDS encoding biotin--[acetyl-CoA-carboxylase] ligase, translating to MGTENACFTILKELLRGPEAFVSGAHLASILGVSRVSVWKVFEQLREEGFEFEAVRRKGYRITRFPHRVHREWVLNRLGDAGHTDVSLSVHNVVDSTNSEAERWLADRRPTPHFIVAGQQTNGRGRHGRVWVSESDENLYLSALFRPKMVPADLQRWTVWVGIHIARALQRLTEIPIQIKWPNDLWIDGQKVGGMLTEARVDYDEVRDLVFGVGLNINDKPSSSGFSVTSLSHYTGKKLYASEIAAVVIGAVIEAFESLNAPETARQLVALWPAYDALSGQKIVIQRGDAPVNGVVYGIEPTGVLLLEDERGKVHRIHSGEVERVRPV from the coding sequence ATGGGCACTGAGAACGCGTGTTTCACCATTTTAAAAGAGCTACTTAGGGGACCTGAGGCGTTCGTCTCCGGGGCACACTTAGCGTCTATTCTCGGAGTTTCACGCGTTTCGGTCTGGAAGGTGTTCGAACAATTGCGCGAAGAAGGCTTTGAGTTTGAAGCTGTCAGACGCAAGGGGTATCGAATCACGCGCTTCCCTCATCGCGTGCACAGAGAATGGGTGCTCAATCGATTAGGAGACGCAGGACATACGGATGTGTCTCTATCGGTTCACAATGTCGTCGACAGTACCAACTCTGAGGCTGAGCGTTGGTTGGCGGATCGCCGGCCGACGCCCCATTTTATTGTGGCTGGGCAGCAAACTAACGGGCGAGGGCGCCATGGACGCGTCTGGGTCAGCGAATCTGACGAGAACCTTTATTTGTCCGCATTATTTCGTCCCAAGATGGTTCCGGCAGATCTTCAGCGCTGGACAGTCTGGGTGGGCATTCACATTGCGCGCGCATTGCAACGCCTGACGGAGATACCGATCCAAATAAAATGGCCGAATGACCTGTGGATTGATGGACAGAAAGTGGGTGGCATGCTCACAGAGGCGAGAGTGGACTACGATGAAGTCCGCGATCTCGTTTTCGGAGTGGGCCTAAATATAAATGATAAGCCGAGCTCTTCTGGATTTTCGGTAACATCTCTTTCGCATTACACCGGAAAGAAGCTCTACGCCTCCGAGATCGCAGCGGTGGTGATCGGGGCGGTGATCGAAGCATTCGAATCCTTAAATGCTCCTGAGACCGCTCGTCAATTGGTCGCATTGTGGCCGGCCTATGATGCACTTTCAGGGCAAAAAATTGTCATTCAACGGGGCGATGCTCCCGTCAACGGCGTCGTTTATGGTATCGAGCCAACAGGGGTCTTGTTGCTTGAAGACGAGCGTGGCAAAGTGCATAGAATTCACTCTGGAGAAGTCGAGCGTGTCAGGCCTGTGTGA
- a CDS encoding ATP-dependent zinc metalloprotease FtsH produces the protein MSESDPSNKQGGQRAPQPPDRFQPKVIIIWLIIFAAIIGVWQINGTTETEFTTWKIPQVVQAIENNQVIEGTMTQDPQGGYQYYTIEGMYRPGEEFNSEGVTSTGVAEPIPFRASGRVIDEQHLILQRVLKEKAGGNYLMDLLFGLLPFVIIIALLYFLFIRQLRNAGRGAMSFGKSKAKMLTRDRERVTFAQVAGCEEAKEEVSEIVDFLKDPKKFQRIGGRIPKGVLMVGPPGTGKTLLARAVAGEAEVPFFSISGSDFVEMFVGVGAARVRDMFEQGRKNAPCLIFIDEIDAVGRQRGAGLGGGNDEREQTLNSLLVEMDGFDGHEGVIIIAATNRPDVLDNALLRPGRFDRQVVIDLPDRKGREEILKVHAKKIALSKHVDLDIVARNTPGFSGADLANLLNEAALVAARTNKKEVSHQDIDEAREKIAFGRERRKLMDDEDRRITAWHEAGHAIVQAVIDDGFLPVHKVTIIPRGQSLGSTMFIPKKDILNQAKRRLMNQMCTGMGGRAAEELVMGDITTGASGDIKMVTKIARSMVCDWGMTDLGPVAYGDNQDHVFLGKEISRDQNYSEDTAQKIDSKIFDLVEGQHQRALEILTEHRAALDALAEALLEFETLEGIHVKEILDTGSIQSPVVPVKKPEVKSDEEEDESSKAAKEPKKLKDGDFGGEPAGVPA, from the coding sequence ATGTCAGAATCAGACCCTTCAAATAAGCAAGGCGGCCAACGTGCCCCACAGCCTCCCGATCGCTTTCAGCCCAAAGTCATCATAATTTGGTTAATCATTTTCGCTGCCATCATCGGTGTGTGGCAGATTAATGGAACAACTGAAACCGAGTTTACCACCTGGAAGATACCACAGGTGGTGCAAGCCATTGAAAACAACCAGGTCATCGAAGGCACGATGACTCAGGACCCTCAAGGCGGATACCAATACTACACAATTGAGGGCATGTATCGCCCTGGCGAAGAATTCAATTCAGAAGGAGTCACTTCGACAGGCGTTGCCGAGCCGATACCTTTTCGCGCCTCGGGGCGCGTTATTGATGAACAGCATCTCATTCTCCAGCGTGTGTTGAAGGAAAAGGCTGGAGGCAATTATTTAATGGATCTCCTTTTTGGACTCCTGCCATTCGTGATCATCATTGCGCTGCTTTATTTCCTTTTTATCCGCCAGCTACGCAATGCGGGCCGTGGTGCGATGAGTTTTGGAAAGAGTAAGGCGAAGATGCTGACACGCGACCGCGAACGCGTCACTTTTGCCCAGGTCGCAGGTTGCGAGGAGGCCAAAGAGGAAGTATCTGAGATCGTCGACTTCCTCAAAGATCCCAAAAAATTTCAGCGCATTGGTGGACGTATTCCTAAGGGCGTTTTGATGGTGGGTCCTCCGGGAACGGGTAAAACACTCCTTGCTCGAGCTGTCGCTGGCGAGGCTGAGGTGCCGTTTTTTAGCATCAGTGGATCTGATTTTGTGGAGATGTTTGTCGGTGTCGGCGCCGCCCGCGTGCGCGACATGTTTGAACAAGGGCGAAAGAATGCACCATGTTTGATTTTTATTGATGAGATAGACGCCGTGGGTCGTCAGCGCGGAGCTGGACTCGGAGGCGGAAATGATGAGCGTGAGCAGACTCTCAACTCTCTGCTCGTTGAAATGGATGGTTTTGATGGACACGAAGGTGTCATCATTATTGCCGCAACCAATCGCCCAGATGTCTTGGATAACGCATTACTCCGTCCCGGACGTTTTGACCGTCAAGTCGTGATTGATCTTCCAGACCGCAAGGGTCGGGAAGAGATTCTGAAGGTCCACGCAAAGAAGATAGCATTATCCAAGCATGTCGATCTCGACATTGTCGCCCGCAATACTCCCGGATTTTCGGGGGCGGATCTAGCAAATCTTCTGAATGAAGCAGCCCTTGTCGCTGCGCGGACCAATAAAAAAGAAGTTAGCCATCAAGACATCGATGAGGCCCGTGAGAAGATTGCTTTCGGACGTGAACGCCGGAAGCTCATGGACGATGAGGATCGGCGGATTACTGCATGGCACGAAGCCGGCCACGCTATTGTGCAGGCAGTCATTGATGACGGTTTCCTTCCCGTTCACAAGGTAACCATCATCCCGCGTGGACAGTCTCTAGGGAGTACCATGTTTATCCCGAAAAAAGATATCCTCAATCAAGCCAAACGCCGCCTGATGAATCAGATGTGCACGGGCATGGGCGGGCGCGCCGCAGAAGAGCTCGTCATGGGCGATATCACCACGGGTGCCTCTGGAGATATTAAAATGGTTACCAAGATCGCCCGTAGCATGGTATGTGATTGGGGCATGACTGATCTCGGCCCAGTCGCTTATGGAGATAACCAAGATCATGTCTTTTTAGGTAAGGAGATATCTCGTGATCAGAACTACTCCGAAGATACCGCCCAGAAAATTGATTCTAAGATCTTTGATCTTGTGGAAGGGCAGCATCAACGTGCGCTTGAAATCCTTACGGAACATCGTGCTGCTCTCGATGCGTTGGCTGAGGCACTACTCGAGTTTGAGACCCTGGAGGGCATCCATGTTAAGGAGATCTTGGATACTGGCTCCATTCAGAGCCCAGTCGTTCCTGTTAAGAAACCTGAAGTGAAAAGCGACGAAGAGGAAGACGAGTCTTCAAAGGCAGCCAAAGAGCCCAAAAAACTCAAAGACGGCGACTTCGGTGGAGAGCCAGCTGGAGTTCCGGCTTAA
- a CDS encoding 3-deoxy-7-phosphoheptulonate synthase, with protein MNPSKTSINNLNIESYENLVSISEIRKSIPSTDDAERTIAKGREALFRILDGDDDRFVVVVGPCSIHDPKAALEYAQAIQGFRKRFGDRIEIIMRVYFEKPRTSIGWKGLINDPHLDGSYDMNNGLKLCRSLLIEINEMGVPAGTELLDPVIAAYIGELVSWVSIGARTTESQTHRQMASGLSAPVGLKNGTDGSLDSPMNAMISSGSPHAFLSINDAGEASIVRTRGNDKTHIILRGAKGASGYEPNYSMQHVETVEARLESLGFKPQLMVDCSHANSRYDHTCQRTVLEDVIQQKTNGNRSIFGVMIESNINEGKQKLAGPLDSLKYGVSVTDACVNLQETEALLAHIYDARSDMSV; from the coding sequence ATGAACCCATCTAAAACATCAATAAACAACCTCAATATCGAGAGTTACGAAAATCTGGTTTCGATTTCTGAAATCAGAAAATCGATTCCTTCGACTGATGATGCTGAGAGGACTATAGCCAAGGGGCGCGAGGCGCTTTTTCGGATTCTCGACGGAGACGATGATCGCTTTGTAGTAGTAGTAGGGCCTTGTTCTATCCACGACCCAAAGGCGGCTCTCGAATACGCTCAGGCTATACAGGGCTTTCGAAAGCGCTTCGGCGATCGCATCGAAATCATCATGCGTGTCTATTTTGAAAAACCACGCACGTCGATTGGTTGGAAAGGTCTGATCAACGATCCTCATCTCGACGGTTCATACGATATGAATAACGGTCTGAAACTGTGCCGTTCTCTTCTCATCGAGATAAACGAAATGGGGGTGCCCGCCGGCACCGAACTCCTAGATCCGGTCATTGCAGCCTACATTGGTGAACTGGTCTCATGGGTCTCTATTGGAGCGCGGACCACCGAATCTCAGACGCATCGCCAGATGGCGAGTGGGCTCTCTGCCCCTGTCGGATTGAAGAATGGCACAGACGGGTCGCTCGACTCCCCGATGAATGCGATGATCTCTTCAGGCTCACCTCATGCCTTCCTCAGTATAAACGATGCCGGAGAGGCTTCGATTGTGCGGACGCGTGGAAACGATAAAACCCACATCATACTCCGTGGAGCTAAGGGTGCTTCAGGCTATGAGCCAAACTACAGCATGCAGCATGTTGAGACTGTGGAGGCGCGCTTGGAGAGTCTTGGGTTTAAGCCGCAGCTCATGGTGGATTGTTCCCACGCAAATTCGCGCTACGATCATACGTGCCAACGTACCGTGCTCGAGGATGTGATACAGCAAAAAACCAACGGCAACCGATCGATTTTCGGGGTGATGATCGAGAGTAATATTAACGAGGGAAAACAAAAGTTAGCGGGTCCGCTCGATTCCCTTAAATACGGTGTATCTGTCACGGATGCGTGCGTAAATCTTCAGGAGACCGAAGCGCTTCTAGCACACATATATGATGCTCGATCTGACATGTCCGTGTGA
- the serS gene encoding serine--tRNA ligase, protein MIDIKLLRENPEAVKAAIARKKFACDIDAVLSLDSRRRELITEAEQARAAQKAASKDMASLKKGSEAFMSKVGETKELAARAKALDADAKAADEAFRAALMVVPNVPAHDIPDGKTEEDAEEVLVEAETGAYPHAIPHFDIPGFSTAVDFDRGSKVTGAGFPFYVGPMARLVRSLLQFFLNEAQAAGFEEVLAPLLVNAASATATGQLPDKEGQMYWDRSEELYLIPTAELPITNYFRDEIIDPKILPLKRCGHTPCFRREAGSWGAHVRGLNRLHQFDKVEVVAWVKPNESLAMLEDLRAHGESVLRKLQLPFRTLLMAAGDIGFANHRQYDLEVYAAGQKRWLEVSSCSSFSDFQARRANIRFRGEDGKPAFVHTLNGSALAIPRVLGALLENNYQPDGSISIPAAIQPLFGSDKLVLAT, encoded by the coding sequence ATGATCGATATCAAGCTCCTCAGGGAAAATCCCGAAGCAGTAAAAGCAGCGATCGCGCGCAAGAAGTTTGCCTGCGATATAGATGCCGTGCTGTCCTTGGATTCCCGTCGCCGCGAGCTGATCACAGAAGCAGAGCAAGCCCGAGCAGCGCAAAAGGCTGCGAGTAAGGATATGGCGTCTTTGAAAAAGGGTTCAGAAGCGTTCATGTCAAAAGTGGGGGAGACCAAGGAGTTAGCCGCGCGAGCTAAAGCGCTCGACGCTGATGCCAAGGCAGCAGATGAGGCTTTCAGAGCGGCCTTGATGGTAGTTCCCAATGTTCCTGCTCATGATATTCCCGATGGCAAAACAGAGGAAGATGCTGAAGAGGTTTTGGTTGAGGCAGAAACCGGTGCCTACCCACATGCAATTCCTCATTTTGATATCCCCGGTTTCTCAACCGCAGTCGACTTTGATCGCGGGTCAAAAGTTACCGGTGCGGGCTTCCCATTTTACGTGGGCCCAATGGCGAGGCTGGTACGAAGCTTACTCCAATTTTTCCTCAATGAGGCTCAGGCGGCTGGTTTTGAAGAGGTCTTGGCACCCCTTTTGGTAAATGCTGCGAGTGCGACAGCTACGGGACAACTTCCTGACAAAGAGGGGCAAATGTATTGGGATAGGAGCGAAGAGCTTTATCTCATACCGACTGCCGAGCTTCCCATTACCAATTATTTTCGAGACGAGATAATCGACCCAAAGATTCTGCCCCTGAAGCGCTGTGGCCACACGCCATGTTTCCGAAGAGAGGCTGGGAGTTGGGGGGCGCATGTGCGCGGCCTTAATCGTCTTCACCAGTTCGACAAAGTTGAGGTGGTCGCATGGGTGAAGCCGAATGAAAGCCTCGCGATGCTCGAAGATCTGCGGGCACACGGGGAAAGCGTGCTGCGCAAACTACAGTTACCCTTTCGCACTCTGCTTATGGCAGCAGGAGATATCGGCTTCGCGAATCATAGACAATACGATCTCGAAGTCTACGCTGCCGGTCAAAAACGATGGCTTGAGGTCTCGAGTTGTAGCAGTTTTTCCGATTTTCAGGCGCGGCGGGCCAATATCCGATTCCGGGGTGAGGACGGTAAACCAGCATTCGTTCACACGCTCAATGGCTCTGCTCTGGCCATTCCTCGCGTGCTTGGAGCGCTCTTGGAAAACAACTATCAACCGGACGGCAGTATCTCAATTCCCGCAGCGATCCAACCCTTGTTCGGATCAGACAAACTGGTTCTCGCCACCTAG
- a CDS encoding adenine phosphoribosyltransferase, protein MSISPDNVTDLIKSKVRTVRDWPIANVNYRDVTPLFSHVESFQLLVGWFSDLVHDRRITRVAGIDARGFIVAGAVAHACQLPLSLVRKKGKLPPETLERSYTLEYGSESVEVHLNSAETHDRLLLIDDLIATGGTLMASVNLYHEIGVNEVEVAAIIDLPELQGSKRLEGANIPVNTICAFTEDE, encoded by the coding sequence ATGAGTATCTCACCTGATAATGTGACCGATTTGATCAAATCGAAAGTCCGTACCGTAAGGGATTGGCCCATTGCGAATGTAAACTACCGCGACGTTACCCCGCTTTTCTCTCATGTAGAATCCTTTCAGTTATTGGTGGGTTGGTTCTCGGACCTGGTTCACGACCGTAGAATCACCCGGGTGGCCGGAATCGATGCACGTGGTTTCATTGTCGCAGGAGCTGTGGCTCATGCGTGTCAGCTTCCTTTGTCTCTCGTCCGTAAAAAAGGGAAACTGCCCCCGGAAACCTTGGAAAGATCCTATACATTGGAATACGGCTCCGAATCCGTAGAGGTGCATTTGAATTCTGCGGAAACGCATGATCGATTGCTATTGATCGACGATTTGATTGCGACGGGTGGCACGCTCATGGCATCAGTCAACTTATATCATGAAATCGGCGTCAATGAGGTAGAAGTAGCGGCAATCATCGACTTGCCCGAACTCCAAGGAAGTAAACGTCTCGAAGGCGCAAACATCCCGGTAAATACAATTTGTGCGTTTACTGAGGACGAGTAG
- the hpt gene encoding hypoxanthine phosphoribosyltransferase has product MLEDIETVLVSENSLQRRVVEIGKQIDQIYQGDEIVVISIVNGAVIFTADLMRAIKLPVMLDCLHVSSYKAGPQSFTEQDIAEQIHLNLRGRSVLLIDDILDTGLTLQKVHRALRSLGPRDIRTCVLLRKQGRQATPFLADIVGFDVPDEAVVGYGIDYSEKYRNMPFIGILRPECMNTPIWV; this is encoded by the coding sequence ATGCTTGAAGATATCGAAACCGTTCTTGTCAGCGAAAACTCGCTTCAACGACGGGTTGTGGAAATCGGCAAGCAGATAGACCAGATCTATCAAGGCGATGAGATTGTAGTCATTTCGATCGTTAATGGTGCAGTGATCTTTACGGCGGATTTGATGCGAGCAATCAAGTTGCCTGTGATGCTAGATTGCTTGCACGTGTCATCATACAAGGCTGGACCACAGTCATTTACCGAACAGGACATCGCTGAGCAAATACACCTCAATTTAAGAGGTCGCTCCGTCCTTCTGATAGACGACATCCTCGATACAGGCCTCACACTCCAAAAGGTTCACCGTGCTCTGCGGAGTCTTGGCCCGCGTGACATTCGGACTTGTGTTCTGCTACGTAAACAGGGTCGCCAAGCTACACCATTCTTGGCTGATATAGTAGGCTTTGATGTTCCTGATGAGGCGGTTGTCGGGTATGGTATCGATTATTCAGAGAAATACCGCAACATGCCTTTCATAGGCATTCTACGCCCCGAGTGCATGAACACGCCTATCTGGGTTTGA
- a CDS encoding Rrf2 family transcriptional regulator, translating into MRLSLRTEYALRVLAQLGKIYGQDKLAQIDFLSRTESVPSNYLVQILNELRNSGLVGSRRGKQGGYFLTQSPDLVTVYDIIRATDSDILDNSMKPDGEHGRHISVVWNGLVQQIHGKLKSVTLRDVMKPEDDKMYYI; encoded by the coding sequence GTGCGGCTATCTTTAAGAACTGAATATGCTTTGCGAGTCTTGGCTCAGCTGGGTAAAATCTATGGGCAAGATAAGTTGGCACAGATCGATTTTCTATCTCGAACCGAGTCTGTCCCGAGTAATTACTTAGTTCAGATCCTCAATGAGCTGCGTAACTCGGGCTTGGTTGGGAGTCGGCGCGGCAAACAAGGTGGCTATTTTTTAACCCAGTCCCCTGACTTGGTCACGGTCTATGACATCATTCGAGCGACGGATAGTGATATCCTAGATAATTCGATGAAACCGGACGGCGAACATGGTCGACATATATCAGTGGTATGGAACGGGCTGGTTCAACAAATTCACGGAAAGCTGAAGTCCGTTACTCTGAGGGATGTCATGAAGCCCGAGGACGACAAAATGTATTACATTTAG
- the tilS gene encoding tRNA lysidine(34) synthetase TilS, with amino-acid sequence MDWHTQPDTFKEIRHTWDIPAAVSSEIARSIGRWGVSCSGGCDSVCAVLWALAYLGAERLVVIHFDHGLRGVASEDDARWVQALSATLGVACLVGQGSVDSSASEAQLREQRQAFVAEIVRQERLEGVITGHHAGDVLETVLLRLLRQSSVEGLAAPRPLSCDELGTKRLRPLLGKTKADLEAFLQQIGLDWREDQSNADAAYARNFIRAKVIPQLSELAEREGRNLSSAVGGFRELMEDVGEVFDWAIGENFKEKSVSLATLHPFPKALKKAYVGRWIQHHTGAYPERRLLAKIVADYDSDSLDQQLSSTWRIAAEDGEIQLLAKDKEYICDYHSSLPVGAETHCPWVGYFEVELLGKGSGFQEEIRSKPINPMIEAIIGIDSECVPSFSLRPRRPGDTFHAMGAPGKRKLKDVFIDKKIPLRERDEMPIVVDGTDRMVWRPGFPPAEAWKVLSHHNHALRLTYRHR; translated from the coding sequence ATGGATTGGCACACCCAACCGGATACCTTCAAAGAAATTCGTCATACCTGGGATATTCCAGCGGCAGTATCGAGCGAGATAGCAAGGAGTATAGGTCGCTGGGGAGTGAGTTGCAGCGGGGGATGCGACTCCGTGTGCGCCGTGTTATGGGCATTGGCTTATCTGGGTGCTGAGCGATTGGTCGTCATACACTTTGACCATGGATTACGAGGCGTGGCGTCTGAGGATGATGCACGTTGGGTTCAGGCCTTGTCTGCTACACTAGGTGTAGCGTGCTTGGTCGGTCAGGGCAGCGTGGATTCAAGTGCTTCCGAGGCGCAGCTTAGAGAGCAGAGACAGGCTTTTGTCGCTGAGATCGTCCGTCAGGAGCGTTTGGAAGGAGTGATCACTGGGCACCATGCCGGAGATGTCCTGGAGACCGTCTTGTTGCGCCTGCTACGACAGTCTTCGGTAGAGGGATTGGCTGCGCCCCGACCGCTATCCTGCGATGAATTAGGCACCAAGCGGCTGCGACCTTTATTGGGGAAGACAAAAGCTGACCTTGAGGCTTTTCTTCAGCAAATCGGGCTCGATTGGAGAGAAGACCAAAGTAATGCAGACGCAGCCTATGCACGTAATTTTATTCGAGCAAAGGTCATCCCCCAGCTCAGCGAATTGGCAGAGCGCGAAGGTCGAAACCTCTCATCTGCCGTCGGAGGATTTCGAGAGCTGATGGAAGATGTCGGAGAGGTCTTTGACTGGGCAATCGGGGAAAATTTCAAAGAAAAAAGTGTCTCTTTGGCGACATTGCATCCCTTCCCAAAAGCCTTGAAAAAAGCGTATGTCGGTAGGTGGATACAGCATCATACCGGGGCTTATCCAGAGCGTAGGCTCTTAGCAAAAATCGTCGCTGATTACGATAGTGACAGCTTAGATCAACAATTATCATCGACATGGCGAATCGCTGCAGAGGATGGCGAGATTCAGCTCCTGGCGAAGGACAAAGAGTATATCTGCGACTATCACTCTAGCCTGCCAGTCGGAGCGGAGACCCACTGTCCTTGGGTTGGGTACTTTGAAGTCGAGCTTTTGGGCAAAGGGTCTGGGTTTCAGGAGGAAATTCGAAGCAAGCCCATCAATCCGATGATAGAGGCAATCATCGGAATCGATTCTGAATGCGTGCCCTCGTTTTCTCTTAGACCTCGTCGGCCGGGAGATACATTTCACGCTATGGGCGCACCGGGTAAAAGAAAACTCAAGGATGTGTTTATAGATAAGAAGATTCCACTTCGGGAACGAGATGAGATGCCGATTGTCGTAGATGGGACAGATCGTATGGTTTGGCGACCAGGATTTCCCCCTGCTGAAGCATGGAAAGTCTTGTCCCACCACAATCATGCTCTTCGGTTGACTTACAGACACCGCTAA
- the bamD gene encoding outer membrane protein assembly factor BamD, protein MALTFTMISKFRSFTLFFFALSLADGLCAAWYDPFGWFTSREEEILNLRPATLEEEQEAARLYEDGLAALEVGKEGRAKGLFEKIADDYQRTIPAPDALMQIARIHMSRSKWHEAFEMTRITLIRYPDYEGFNDIVATQFEIATSLMDGARGRIFGIIPTFKSTRKARDYFEGVLRNGPFTEYAPLALMNIAKISVERDEPEFAIDALDRLINIYPDSTLAADAYLELARTYASLVDGTAYDQGATREAISYYEDFLILFPASSLVPEAEAGLSYMREIFAASKYNTGDFYFRFRKNTTAALAFYNEAITVGPNTHAANLARERIESIEAGARPPRFDMGMDSVWQNIRGGDGLPGSVE, encoded by the coding sequence ATGGCACTGACATTTACCATGATCAGCAAATTTCGCTCATTTACCCTTTTCTTTTTTGCACTGTCTCTTGCCGATGGCCTCTGCGCTGCCTGGTATGATCCGTTTGGTTGGTTCACATCACGGGAAGAAGAGATCCTAAATTTACGCCCAGCGACTCTTGAGGAAGAGCAGGAAGCGGCGCGTCTCTATGAAGATGGATTAGCTGCTCTGGAGGTAGGAAAGGAGGGCCGTGCTAAAGGCCTCTTTGAAAAAATTGCTGACGATTATCAGCGCACCATTCCTGCGCCCGATGCTTTGATGCAAATCGCTCGGATCCATATGTCCCGGAGTAAATGGCATGAAGCTTTTGAGATGACTCGGATCACGTTGATTCGCTACCCAGATTATGAGGGTTTCAACGACATCGTAGCTACCCAATTTGAAATAGCGACGTCACTCATGGATGGGGCTCGGGGGCGCATATTTGGTATTATTCCTACATTTAAGAGCACGCGGAAAGCGCGAGATTATTTTGAAGGTGTGCTGAGAAACGGACCTTTTACAGAGTATGCGCCTTTGGCGTTGATGAACATCGCCAAAATATCAGTTGAGCGTGATGAGCCCGAATTCGCAATCGACGCATTGGATCGTCTTATCAACATATACCCAGACTCGACCCTCGCGGCTGATGCGTACCTGGAGCTGGCAAGAACCTACGCGTCACTCGTGGATGGCACGGCATATGACCAGGGTGCGACTCGCGAGGCTATTAGTTATTACGAAGACTTCTTAATTTTGTTTCCTGCAAGCAGTCTTGTGCCTGAGGCAGAGGCTGGCTTGTCCTACATGCGCGAAATCTTTGCTGCTTCGAAATATAACACGGGCGATTTCTATTTCCGGTTTAGAAAGAATACGACCGCTGCTTTAGCATTTTATAACGAGGCGATCACCGTCGGTCCGAATACCCATGCTGCAAATCTAGCACGCGAAAGAATCGAGTCTATCGAGGCAGGCGCACGGCCACCTAGGTTTGATATGGGGATGGATTCAGTTTGGCAAAATATTAGAGGCGGGGACGGACTCCCCGGAAGTGTGGAATAA